A window of the Bacillus sp. A301a_S52 genome harbors these coding sequences:
- a CDS encoding trypsin-like peptidase domain-containing protein, which yields MPTDTNCPTCRAKRRPARKQVYLLIIVFFLIGIGAGFLTTLTTSHWSSSEEVVSTFLYEHDKTREQFTFPTPFIVKEREEPRDLTEMIDEAQSCVYTIVTHNEQGSGFLYNEHGFVVTNAHVIDGNSTALITTNEGNEYVAMVEGFSEHLDIAVLYVEELEGIEPFPIDEHNIFPPGEEVIALGSPNGVSNSATIGEITHSERDLVIGPYTYEDMYEMTASIQEGNSGGPLLSKNAETFIGINAAKNVNNPSIAYSVPLYKVRDIIDDIITY from the coding sequence ATGCCAACAGATACAAACTGCCCTACTTGTCGAGCGAAGCGCCGACCAGCACGAAAGCAAGTTTACCTCCTTATAATTGTGTTCTTTCTAATAGGAATAGGGGCCGGTTTTTTAACTACGTTAACTACTTCTCATTGGTCATCATCTGAGGAAGTGGTGTCCACATTTTTATATGAGCATGATAAAACGAGAGAACAGTTCACATTTCCAACTCCTTTTATTGTTAAAGAACGAGAAGAACCAAGAGACTTGACAGAAATGATTGATGAAGCTCAAAGTTGTGTATATACAATTGTCACACATAATGAGCAAGGATCAGGTTTTCTCTATAATGAACATGGTTTTGTAGTGACGAATGCCCATGTTATTGATGGAAATTCGACAGCGCTTATAACTACGAATGAAGGAAATGAATATGTTGCAATGGTGGAAGGTTTTTCTGAACATTTGGACATCGCCGTATTGTATGTAGAAGAATTAGAAGGAATTGAACCTTTTCCTATAGATGAACATAACATTTTCCCCCCTGGCGAAGAAGTGATAGCTTTAGGAAGTCCGAATGGTGTAAGTAATTCTGCGACAATTGGTGAAATCACTCATTCGGAAAGAGACTTGGTTATCGGACCTTACACCTATGAAGATATGTATGAAATGACGGCTAGTATTCAAGAAGGTAATAGCGGTGGACCGCTTCTATCGAAAAATGCAGAGACATTCATCGGTATTAACGCTGCAAAAAATGTAAACAATCCATCAATTGCGTACAGTGTTCCCCTTTATAAAGTTCGGGACATTATAGATGATATTATTACTTATTAA